GACGGCGTCGGGCATCGGCGTCGGTGCCCTGGACATCACGCTCGCGGGCGGGGTCGAGCACATGGGCCATCATCCGATGGGGGCCGGGGCGGAGCCCAACCCGCGGTTCGTCGCCGAGCGGCTCGTCAGCGCCGACGCGCTGAACATGGGCAACACGGCCGAGAACCTCCACGACCGCTTCCCCGAGCTCACCCGCGACCGCGCCGACGCGTTCGGCGTCGCGAGCCAGGCGAAGTACGCCGCCGCACTCGCGGCCGGGCAGATCACCCCCGACCTCGTCGCCGTGGGTCTGCGCGACCCGGAGCGCGGCTGGGGCCTGGCGACGGCCGACGAGCCCCCGCGCCCGGGCACGCGCCTCGAGGACGTCCGCAACCTCGCGACGCCGTTCCGTGCGGGCGGGCGCGTGACCGCGGCGACGTCGGCCCCGCTGACCGACGGGGCCGCGGCCTGCATCCTGGCCGCCGAGGACACCGCCGAGGAGCTGGGACTGGGCGCGCGGATGCGTCTCGTGTCGTTCGCGTACGCGGGCGTCGACCCGGCCGTGATGGGGATCGGACCGGTCCCCGCGACGCACAGGGCGCTCCAGCGAGCGGGCCTGTCCATCGAGGACATCGGCCTGTTCGAGATCAACGAGGCGTTCGCCGTCCAGGTGCTGTCGTTCCTCGACGCGTTCGGCATCGCCGACGACGACCCCCGCGTCAACCCGTACGGCGGCGCGATCGCCGTCGGCCACCCGCTCGCCTCCTCAGGGGTGCGACTCATGACGCAGCTCGCGCGCCAGTTCGCCGAGCGCACCGACGTCCGCTACGGCATCACGACGATGTGCGTCGGCCTCGGCCAGGGCGGCACGGTCATCTGGGAGAACCCGCACCACCCCGACTACGAGGGCTACCGGCCCACCGCCTTGACCATCGACGGGAGCGCCCGATGAGCACGCCATCGCCCACGACGTCCGCCGCGCCACGACCCGAGCGCATCGCCCACGCCTTCGTCCGGGACGTCGCCCTCCCGGGCGACGCCGGGACGCTCGCGCTGGTCACCGTCGACAACGGGCTCGACCACACCAAGCCCACGACCCTCGGCCCCGCCGGCCTGGCAGAGCTGCACACGGCCCTGCTCACCCAGCAGCGCCGGGCCCTCGCGGGCGAGATCGTCGCCGTGGGCGTGACCGGCAAGCCGTACTACCTCGCCGCGGGTGCCGACCTCACCGCCGTCACGGCGATCTCGACCGAGGTCGACGCCCGACGGGTCGCCGAGGCGGGTCACACGACCTACC
The Cellulomonas sp. WB94 genome window above contains:
- a CDS encoding thiolase family protein yields the protein MPSASPRTVRPVVFVEGVRTPFGRARPDGLYAGTRADDLAVKAVRELLRRHPELPPERIDEVAFAATTQTGDQGLTLGRTVGLLAGLPQSVPGYAIDRMCAGAMTAVTTTASGIGVGALDITLAGGVEHMGHHPMGAGAEPNPRFVAERLVSADALNMGNTAENLHDRFPELTRDRADAFGVASQAKYAAALAAGQITPDLVAVGLRDPERGWGLATADEPPRPGTRLEDVRNLATPFRAGGRVTAATSAPLTDGAAACILAAEDTAEELGLGARMRLVSFAYAGVDPAVMGIGPVPATHRALQRAGLSIEDIGLFEINEAFAVQVLSFLDAFGIADDDPRVNPYGGAIAVGHPLASSGVRLMTQLARQFAERTDVRYGITTMCVGLGQGGTVIWENPHHPDYEGYRPTALTIDGSAR